A window from Malania oleifera isolate guangnan ecotype guangnan chromosome 7, ASM2987363v1, whole genome shotgun sequence encodes these proteins:
- the LOC131160073 gene encoding protein FAR-RED IMPAIRED RESPONSE 1-like isoform X3, translated as MYKTFSLNKNQILFMGIDLEQPSGEHHEGKRQNLNVIMVDTGDELHDRDQLAVNSSNIAGNDKENNGNLGRRILDGTHNVHPGDGVNLNSSTNLEPHDGMEFESKEEAFSFYKEYAKSVGFATIIKASRRSRISGKFIDAKFVCTRYGNKRECGTAEVPQPVSSVDGTAITSIKKKRGRINQSWSKTDCKACMHVKRRQDGRWVIRSFIKEHNHEIFPDQAYYFRGHRNINLGNGNVDALHAIRARTKKMHVSMSRQAGGHKKIQNQNVGIKNQFVGGKQLALEHGDAKVMLDQFLYMQDENPNFFYAIDLNEEQCLRNVLWVDAKGRIDYVNFNDVVFFDTTYIKNEYKLPFTLFIGVNHHFQFLLLGCALVADETKSTFVWLMRAWHRAMGGQAPKVILSDQDNALKQAIAEVFPGSRHCFCLWHILSKIPEKLSYVMRQNENFVAKFNKCIFKSWTDQQFEKRWWKMVDRFDLRKDAWLQSLYEDRRRWMPTYMRDIFLAGMSTSQRTESINSFFDKHMLRKTTLKELLDQHKIILREKYEEEAKADFETWHKQPGLKSPSPFGKQMAALYTHAIFKKFQVEVLGVVACHPKKESEDGANVTYKVQDFEENQDFLVAWNETTSDISCLCRSFEYNGFLCRHAMIVLQMSGVHNIPSQYILKRWTKDAKNREATGQSLDVLESRVQRYNNLCRRAFKLGDEGSLSQESYNIAYNALEEALRKCENMNNSIQNVIEPSLSATHGLHDFDEVNQGNSRSKMNKKSSTSKNGKVHFESEVVTIGMHDRWQQMEQLNSRTPTLDGYFGMQQVVQGMGQLNSIAPNHDDYYGNQSTMHGLGQLNSIARIHDGHYMTQQRMHVLGQLHFRPQTIQSCFDFQDGLQDMGVKEECATGAVTVHSLCWNMFFVLG; from the exons ATGTATAAAACTTTTTCTTTAAACAAGAATCAGATTCTCTTTATGGGAATAGATCTTGAACAGCCTTCAGGGGAACATCATGAGGGAAAAAGACAAAATTTGAATGTTATTATGGTGGACACTGGAGATGAATTGCATGATAGGGATCAACTGGCTGTGAATTCTTCTAATATTGCTGGAAATGATAAGGAAAACAATGGAAATTTGGGCAGAAGAATTTTAGATGGCACACACAATGTGCATCCTGGAGATGGAGTAAatttgaattcttctacaaatTTAGAGCCCCATGATGGGATGGAATTTGAATCGAAGGAGGAAGCTTTTTCATTTTATAAAGAATATGCGAAGTCTGTCGGATTTGCCACCATAATAAAGGCCAGTCGTCGATCAAGGATTTCTGGAAAATTTATTGATGCAAAGTTTGTATGTACCAGATATGGGAACAAGCGGGAATGTGGTACTGCTGAAGTTCCACAACCTGTTTCCAGTGTAGATGGCACTGCAATTACTTCAATCAAGAAAAAACGTGGTAGAATTAATCAATCTTGGTCAAAAACTGATTGCAAGGCCTGCATGCATGTAAAGAGAAGGCAAGATGGAAGATGGGTAATTCGTAGTTTCATAAAAGAGCATAATCATGAAATATTTCCAGATCAAGCCTATTATTTTCGGGGTCATAGGAACATCAATCTTGGTAATGGTAATGTTGATGCCTTGCATGCTATCCGAGCCAGAACAAAAAAGATGCATGTTTCTATGTCCAGACAAGCTGGTGGACATAAGAAAATTCAGAATCAGAATGTTGGGATCAAAAATCAATTTGTTGGTGGAAAACAGTTGGCTTTAGAGCATGGAGATGCAAAAGTCATGCTAGACCAGTTTTTGTACATGCAGGATGAGAATCCTAACTTCTTTTATGCAATAGATTTGAATGAAGAACAGTGTTTGAGAAATGTTTTATGGGTTGATGCAAAAGGTAGAATTGATTATGTAAATTTCAATGATGTTGTGTTTTTTGACACAacatatataaaaaatgaatataaattgCCATTTACTCTCTTTATTGGAGTGAACCATCACTTTCAGTTCTTGTTGCTTGGATGTGCATTAGTTGCCGATGAGACTAAATCAACATTTGTTTGGTTGATGCGGGCATGGCATCGAGCAATGGGTGGCCAAGCTCCAAAAGTGATTCTTTCGGACCAAGATAATGCCTTGAAACAGGCCATTGCAGAGGTCTTTCCAGGTTCTCGTCACTGTTTCTGTTTGTGGCATATATTGAGCAAGATTCCTGAAAAGCTTAGCTATGTAATGAggcaaaatgaaaattttgtggcAAAATTTAACAAATGCATTTTTAAGTCTTGGACGGATCAACAGTTTGAAAAGAGATGGTGGAAAATGGTTGATAGGTTTGATCTAAGAAAAGATGCATGGCTTCAATCACTGTACGAAGATCGTAGGCGATGGATGCCAACATACATGAGAGACATTTTTCTGGCTGGGATGTCTACAAGCCAACGGACAGAAAGTATCAATTCCTTTTTTGACAAGCACATGCTAAGGAAAACTACACTGAAAGAGTTACTAGACCAACACAAAATAATTTTGCGGGAAAAGTATGAGGAGGAAGCAAAAGCAGACTTTGAGACTTGGCATAAGCAACCAGGATTAAAATCTCCATCACCTTTTGGAAAACAAATGGCAGCATTGTACACCCATGCAattttcaagaaatttcaagTAGAGGTTTTGGGAGTAGTGGCTTGTCATCCAAAAAAAGAAAGTGAAGATGGAGCAAATGTAACATATAAGGTTCAAGATTTTGAAGAGAATCAAGATTTCCTTGTGGCGTGGAATGAAACAACCTCAGATATCTCTTGTTTGTGTCGCTCATTTGAGTACAATGGTTTTCTTTGTAGACATGCAATGATTGTTCTACAGATGTCTGGTGTGCACAACATCCCATCTCAATATATATTGAAACGCTGGACTAAGGATGCAAAAAACAGAGAAGCAACAGGACAAAGTTTGGATGTGCTTGAGTCTAGGGTGCAGCGATATAATAATTTATGTCGACGGGCCTTCAAATTGGGCGATGAAGGGTCGTTATCTCAAGAGAGTTACAATATTGCATACAATGCATTGGAAGAAGCGTTGAGAAAATGTGAGAATATGAATAATTCAATTCAGAATGTAATAGAACCTAGCTTATCAGCAACTCATGGTCTTCATGACTTCGACGAAGTGAACCAAGGAAACAGTAGAAGCAAAATGAACAAAAAGAGCAGTACATCCAAAAACGGAAAG GTACATTTCGAGTCAGAGGTTGTAACCATTGGGATGCATGATAGGTGGCAACAAATG GAACAATTAAACTCGAGAACTCCAACCCTTGATGGCTATTTTGGCATGCAGCAAGTTGTGCAAGGAATG GGACAGTTGAACTCAATAGCTCCAAACCATGATGATTACTATGGCAATCAATCGACCATGCATGGGCTG GGGCAGTTGAACTCAATTGCCAGGATCCATGATGGTCATTACATGACTCAACAAAGGATGCATGTTCTG GGACAGTTGCATTTCAGACCACAAACTATTCAGAGTTGTTTCGACTTTCAGGATGGTTTGCAAGACATG GGTGTGAAGGAAGAATGTGCAACTGGTGCTGTCACAGTTCATAGCCTGTGCTGGAACATGTTTTTTGTGCTGGGATGA
- the LOC131160073 gene encoding protein FAR-RED IMPAIRED RESPONSE 1-like isoform X2: MYKTFSLNKNQILFMGIDLEQPSGEHHEGKRQNLNVIMVDTGDELHDRDQLAVNSSNIAGNDKENNGNLGRRILDGTHNVHPGDGVNLNSSTNLEPHDGMEFESKEEAFSFYKEYAKSVGFATIIKASRRSRISGKFIDAKFVCTRYGNKRECGTAEVPQPVSSVDGTAITSIKKKRGRINQSWSKTDCKACMHVKRRQDGRWVIRSFIKEHNHEIFPDQAYYFRGHRNINLGNGNVDALHAIRARTKKMHVSMSRQAGGHKKIQNQNVGIKNQFVGGKQLALEHGDAKVMLDQFLYMQDENPNFFYAIDLNEEQCLRNVLWVDAKGRIDYVNFNDVVFFDTTYIKNEYKLPFTLFIGVNHHFQFLLLGCALVADETKSTFVWLMRAWHRAMGGQAPKVILSDQDNALKQAIAEVFPGSRHCFCLWHILSKIPEKLSYVMRQNENFVAKFNKCIFKSWTDQQFEKRWWKMVDRFDLRKDAWLQSLYEDRRRWMPTYMRDIFLAGMSTSQRTESINSFFDKHMLRKTTLKELLDQHKIILREKYEEEAKADFETWHKQPGLKSPSPFGKQMAALYTHAIFKKFQVEVLGVVACHPKKESEDGANVTYKVQDFEENQDFLVAWNETTSDISCLCRSFEYNGFLCRHAMIVLQMSGVHNIPSQYILKRWTKDAKNREATGQSLDVLESRVQRYNNLCRRAFKLGDEGSLSQESYNIAYNALEEALRKCENMNNSIQNVIEPSLSATHGLHDFDEVNQGNSRSKMNKKSSTSKNGKVHFESEVVTIGMHDRWQQMGHSNLRAPTALDCSYATQESIQGMEQLNSRTPTLDGYFGMQQVVQGMGQLNSIAPNHDDYYGNQSTMHGLGQLNSIARIHDGHYMTQQRMHVLGQLHFRPQTIQSCFDFQDGLQDMDQSNMASVQLDGIASKHLHSKHLSQ; the protein is encoded by the exons ATGTATAAAACTTTTTCTTTAAACAAGAATCAGATTCTCTTTATGGGAATAGATCTTGAACAGCCTTCAGGGGAACATCATGAGGGAAAAAGACAAAATTTGAATGTTATTATGGTGGACACTGGAGATGAATTGCATGATAGGGATCAACTGGCTGTGAATTCTTCTAATATTGCTGGAAATGATAAGGAAAACAATGGAAATTTGGGCAGAAGAATTTTAGATGGCACACACAATGTGCATCCTGGAGATGGAGTAAatttgaattcttctacaaatTTAGAGCCCCATGATGGGATGGAATTTGAATCGAAGGAGGAAGCTTTTTCATTTTATAAAGAATATGCGAAGTCTGTCGGATTTGCCACCATAATAAAGGCCAGTCGTCGATCAAGGATTTCTGGAAAATTTATTGATGCAAAGTTTGTATGTACCAGATATGGGAACAAGCGGGAATGTGGTACTGCTGAAGTTCCACAACCTGTTTCCAGTGTAGATGGCACTGCAATTACTTCAATCAAGAAAAAACGTGGTAGAATTAATCAATCTTGGTCAAAAACTGATTGCAAGGCCTGCATGCATGTAAAGAGAAGGCAAGATGGAAGATGGGTAATTCGTAGTTTCATAAAAGAGCATAATCATGAAATATTTCCAGATCAAGCCTATTATTTTCGGGGTCATAGGAACATCAATCTTGGTAATGGTAATGTTGATGCCTTGCATGCTATCCGAGCCAGAACAAAAAAGATGCATGTTTCTATGTCCAGACAAGCTGGTGGACATAAGAAAATTCAGAATCAGAATGTTGGGATCAAAAATCAATTTGTTGGTGGAAAACAGTTGGCTTTAGAGCATGGAGATGCAAAAGTCATGCTAGACCAGTTTTTGTACATGCAGGATGAGAATCCTAACTTCTTTTATGCAATAGATTTGAATGAAGAACAGTGTTTGAGAAATGTTTTATGGGTTGATGCAAAAGGTAGAATTGATTATGTAAATTTCAATGATGTTGTGTTTTTTGACACAacatatataaaaaatgaatataaattgCCATTTACTCTCTTTATTGGAGTGAACCATCACTTTCAGTTCTTGTTGCTTGGATGTGCATTAGTTGCCGATGAGACTAAATCAACATTTGTTTGGTTGATGCGGGCATGGCATCGAGCAATGGGTGGCCAAGCTCCAAAAGTGATTCTTTCGGACCAAGATAATGCCTTGAAACAGGCCATTGCAGAGGTCTTTCCAGGTTCTCGTCACTGTTTCTGTTTGTGGCATATATTGAGCAAGATTCCTGAAAAGCTTAGCTATGTAATGAggcaaaatgaaaattttgtggcAAAATTTAACAAATGCATTTTTAAGTCTTGGACGGATCAACAGTTTGAAAAGAGATGGTGGAAAATGGTTGATAGGTTTGATCTAAGAAAAGATGCATGGCTTCAATCACTGTACGAAGATCGTAGGCGATGGATGCCAACATACATGAGAGACATTTTTCTGGCTGGGATGTCTACAAGCCAACGGACAGAAAGTATCAATTCCTTTTTTGACAAGCACATGCTAAGGAAAACTACACTGAAAGAGTTACTAGACCAACACAAAATAATTTTGCGGGAAAAGTATGAGGAGGAAGCAAAAGCAGACTTTGAGACTTGGCATAAGCAACCAGGATTAAAATCTCCATCACCTTTTGGAAAACAAATGGCAGCATTGTACACCCATGCAattttcaagaaatttcaagTAGAGGTTTTGGGAGTAGTGGCTTGTCATCCAAAAAAAGAAAGTGAAGATGGAGCAAATGTAACATATAAGGTTCAAGATTTTGAAGAGAATCAAGATTTCCTTGTGGCGTGGAATGAAACAACCTCAGATATCTCTTGTTTGTGTCGCTCATTTGAGTACAATGGTTTTCTTTGTAGACATGCAATGATTGTTCTACAGATGTCTGGTGTGCACAACATCCCATCTCAATATATATTGAAACGCTGGACTAAGGATGCAAAAAACAGAGAAGCAACAGGACAAAGTTTGGATGTGCTTGAGTCTAGGGTGCAGCGATATAATAATTTATGTCGACGGGCCTTCAAATTGGGCGATGAAGGGTCGTTATCTCAAGAGAGTTACAATATTGCATACAATGCATTGGAAGAAGCGTTGAGAAAATGTGAGAATATGAATAATTCAATTCAGAATGTAATAGAACCTAGCTTATCAGCAACTCATGGTCTTCATGACTTCGACGAAGTGAACCAAGGAAACAGTAGAAGCAAAATGAACAAAAAGAGCAGTACATCCAAAAACGGAAAG GTACATTTCGAGTCAGAGGTTGTAACCATTGGGATGCATGATAGGTGGCAACAAATG GGACACTCTAATTTACGAGCACCAACAGCCCTTGATTGTTCTTATGCTACACAAGAGAGCATACAAGGGATG GAACAATTAAACTCGAGAACTCCAACCCTTGATGGCTATTTTGGCATGCAGCAAGTTGTGCAAGGAATG GGACAGTTGAACTCAATAGCTCCAAACCATGATGATTACTATGGCAATCAATCGACCATGCATGGGCTG GGGCAGTTGAACTCAATTGCCAGGATCCATGATGGTCATTACATGACTCAACAAAGGATGCATGTTCTG GGACAGTTGCATTTCAGACCACAAACTATTCAGAGTTGTTTCGACTTTCAGGATGGTTTGCAAGACATG GACCAGTCTAATATGGCATCAGTGCAGTTGGATGGCATAGCGTCAAAACATTTGCATTCAAAGCATCTCTCTCAATAG
- the LOC131160073 gene encoding protein FAR-RED IMPAIRED RESPONSE 1-like isoform X1 yields MYKTFSLNKNQILFMGIDLEQPSGEHHEGKRQNLNVIMVDTGDELHDRDQLAVNSSNIAGNDKENNGNLGRRILDGTHNVHPGDGVNLNSSTNLEPHDGMEFESKEEAFSFYKEYAKSVGFATIIKASRRSRISGKFIDAKFVCTRYGNKRECGTAEVPQPVSSVDGTAITSIKKKRGRINQSWSKTDCKACMHVKRRQDGRWVIRSFIKEHNHEIFPDQAYYFRGHRNINLGNGNVDALHAIRARTKKMHVSMSRQAGGHKKIQNQNVGIKNQFVGGKQLALEHGDAKVMLDQFLYMQDENPNFFYAIDLNEEQCLRNVLWVDAKGRIDYVNFNDVVFFDTTYIKNEYKLPFTLFIGVNHHFQFLLLGCALVADETKSTFVWLMRAWHRAMGGQAPKVILSDQDNALKQAIAEVFPGSRHCFCLWHILSKIPEKLSYVMRQNENFVAKFNKCIFKSWTDQQFEKRWWKMVDRFDLRKDAWLQSLYEDRRRWMPTYMRDIFLAGMSTSQRTESINSFFDKHMLRKTTLKELLDQHKIILREKYEEEAKADFETWHKQPGLKSPSPFGKQMAALYTHAIFKKFQVEVLGVVACHPKKESEDGANVTYKVQDFEENQDFLVAWNETTSDISCLCRSFEYNGFLCRHAMIVLQMSGVHNIPSQYILKRWTKDAKNREATGQSLDVLESRVQRYNNLCRRAFKLGDEGSLSQESYNIAYNALEEALRKCENMNNSIQNVIEPSLSATHGLHDFDEVNQGNSRSKMNKKSSTSKNGKVHFESEVVTIGMHDRWQQMGHSNLRAPTALDCSYATQESIQGMEQLNSRTPTLDGYFGMQQVVQGMGQLNSIAPNHDDYYGNQSTMHGLGQLNSIARIHDGHYMTQQRMHVLGQLHFRPQTIQSCFDFQDGLQDMGVKEECATGAVTVHSLCWNMFFVLG; encoded by the exons ATGTATAAAACTTTTTCTTTAAACAAGAATCAGATTCTCTTTATGGGAATAGATCTTGAACAGCCTTCAGGGGAACATCATGAGGGAAAAAGACAAAATTTGAATGTTATTATGGTGGACACTGGAGATGAATTGCATGATAGGGATCAACTGGCTGTGAATTCTTCTAATATTGCTGGAAATGATAAGGAAAACAATGGAAATTTGGGCAGAAGAATTTTAGATGGCACACACAATGTGCATCCTGGAGATGGAGTAAatttgaattcttctacaaatTTAGAGCCCCATGATGGGATGGAATTTGAATCGAAGGAGGAAGCTTTTTCATTTTATAAAGAATATGCGAAGTCTGTCGGATTTGCCACCATAATAAAGGCCAGTCGTCGATCAAGGATTTCTGGAAAATTTATTGATGCAAAGTTTGTATGTACCAGATATGGGAACAAGCGGGAATGTGGTACTGCTGAAGTTCCACAACCTGTTTCCAGTGTAGATGGCACTGCAATTACTTCAATCAAGAAAAAACGTGGTAGAATTAATCAATCTTGGTCAAAAACTGATTGCAAGGCCTGCATGCATGTAAAGAGAAGGCAAGATGGAAGATGGGTAATTCGTAGTTTCATAAAAGAGCATAATCATGAAATATTTCCAGATCAAGCCTATTATTTTCGGGGTCATAGGAACATCAATCTTGGTAATGGTAATGTTGATGCCTTGCATGCTATCCGAGCCAGAACAAAAAAGATGCATGTTTCTATGTCCAGACAAGCTGGTGGACATAAGAAAATTCAGAATCAGAATGTTGGGATCAAAAATCAATTTGTTGGTGGAAAACAGTTGGCTTTAGAGCATGGAGATGCAAAAGTCATGCTAGACCAGTTTTTGTACATGCAGGATGAGAATCCTAACTTCTTTTATGCAATAGATTTGAATGAAGAACAGTGTTTGAGAAATGTTTTATGGGTTGATGCAAAAGGTAGAATTGATTATGTAAATTTCAATGATGTTGTGTTTTTTGACACAacatatataaaaaatgaatataaattgCCATTTACTCTCTTTATTGGAGTGAACCATCACTTTCAGTTCTTGTTGCTTGGATGTGCATTAGTTGCCGATGAGACTAAATCAACATTTGTTTGGTTGATGCGGGCATGGCATCGAGCAATGGGTGGCCAAGCTCCAAAAGTGATTCTTTCGGACCAAGATAATGCCTTGAAACAGGCCATTGCAGAGGTCTTTCCAGGTTCTCGTCACTGTTTCTGTTTGTGGCATATATTGAGCAAGATTCCTGAAAAGCTTAGCTATGTAATGAggcaaaatgaaaattttgtggcAAAATTTAACAAATGCATTTTTAAGTCTTGGACGGATCAACAGTTTGAAAAGAGATGGTGGAAAATGGTTGATAGGTTTGATCTAAGAAAAGATGCATGGCTTCAATCACTGTACGAAGATCGTAGGCGATGGATGCCAACATACATGAGAGACATTTTTCTGGCTGGGATGTCTACAAGCCAACGGACAGAAAGTATCAATTCCTTTTTTGACAAGCACATGCTAAGGAAAACTACACTGAAAGAGTTACTAGACCAACACAAAATAATTTTGCGGGAAAAGTATGAGGAGGAAGCAAAAGCAGACTTTGAGACTTGGCATAAGCAACCAGGATTAAAATCTCCATCACCTTTTGGAAAACAAATGGCAGCATTGTACACCCATGCAattttcaagaaatttcaagTAGAGGTTTTGGGAGTAGTGGCTTGTCATCCAAAAAAAGAAAGTGAAGATGGAGCAAATGTAACATATAAGGTTCAAGATTTTGAAGAGAATCAAGATTTCCTTGTGGCGTGGAATGAAACAACCTCAGATATCTCTTGTTTGTGTCGCTCATTTGAGTACAATGGTTTTCTTTGTAGACATGCAATGATTGTTCTACAGATGTCTGGTGTGCACAACATCCCATCTCAATATATATTGAAACGCTGGACTAAGGATGCAAAAAACAGAGAAGCAACAGGACAAAGTTTGGATGTGCTTGAGTCTAGGGTGCAGCGATATAATAATTTATGTCGACGGGCCTTCAAATTGGGCGATGAAGGGTCGTTATCTCAAGAGAGTTACAATATTGCATACAATGCATTGGAAGAAGCGTTGAGAAAATGTGAGAATATGAATAATTCAATTCAGAATGTAATAGAACCTAGCTTATCAGCAACTCATGGTCTTCATGACTTCGACGAAGTGAACCAAGGAAACAGTAGAAGCAAAATGAACAAAAAGAGCAGTACATCCAAAAACGGAAAG GTACATTTCGAGTCAGAGGTTGTAACCATTGGGATGCATGATAGGTGGCAACAAATG GGACACTCTAATTTACGAGCACCAACAGCCCTTGATTGTTCTTATGCTACACAAGAGAGCATACAAGGGATG GAACAATTAAACTCGAGAACTCCAACCCTTGATGGCTATTTTGGCATGCAGCAAGTTGTGCAAGGAATG GGACAGTTGAACTCAATAGCTCCAAACCATGATGATTACTATGGCAATCAATCGACCATGCATGGGCTG GGGCAGTTGAACTCAATTGCCAGGATCCATGATGGTCATTACATGACTCAACAAAGGATGCATGTTCTG GGACAGTTGCATTTCAGACCACAAACTATTCAGAGTTGTTTCGACTTTCAGGATGGTTTGCAAGACATG GGTGTGAAGGAAGAATGTGCAACTGGTGCTGTCACAGTTCATAGCCTGTGCTGGAACATGTTTTTTGTGCTGGGATGA
- the LOC131160073 gene encoding protein FAR-RED IMPAIRED RESPONSE 1-like isoform X4: MYKTFSLNKNQILFMGIDLEQPSGEHHEGKRQNLNVIMVDTGDELHDRDQLAVNSSNIAGNDKENNGNLGRRILDGTHNVHPGDGVNLNSSTNLEPHDGMEFESKEEAFSFYKEYAKSVGFATIIKASRRSRISGKFIDAKFVCTRYGNKRECGTAEVPQPVSSVDGTAITSIKKKRGRINQSWSKTDCKACMHVKRRQDGRWVIRSFIKEHNHEIFPDQAYYFRGHRNINLGNGNVDALHAIRARTKKMHVSMSRQAGGHKKIQNQNVGIKNQFVGGKQLALEHGDAKVMLDQFLYMQDENPNFFYAIDLNEEQCLRNVLWVDAKGRIDYVNFNDVVFFDTTYIKNEYKLPFTLFIGVNHHFQFLLLGCALVADETKSTFVWLMRAWHRAMGGQAPKVILSDQDNALKQAIAEVFPGSRHCFCLWHILSKIPEKLSYVMRQNENFVAKFNKCIFKSWTDQQFEKRWWKMVDRFDLRKDAWLQSLYEDRRRWMPTYMRDIFLAGMSTSQRTESINSFFDKHMLRKTTLKELLDQHKIILREKYEEEAKADFETWHKQPGLKSPSPFGKQMAALYTHAIFKKFQVEVLGVVACHPKKESEDGANVTYKVQDFEENQDFLVAWNETTSDISCLCRSFEYNGFLCRHAMIVLQMSGVHNIPSQYILKRWTKDAKNREATGQSLDVLESRVQRYNNLCRRAFKLGDEGSLSQESYNIAYNALEEALRKCENMNNSIQNVIEPSLSATHGLHDFDEVNQGNSRSKMNKKSSTSKNGKVHFESEVVTIGMHDRWQQMEQLNSRTPTLDGYFGMQQVVQGMLNSIAPNHDDYYGNQSTMHGLGQLNSIARIHDGHYMTQQRMHVLGQLHFRPQTIQSCFDFQDGLQDMGVKEECATGAVTVHSLCWNMFFVLG, from the exons ATGTATAAAACTTTTTCTTTAAACAAGAATCAGATTCTCTTTATGGGAATAGATCTTGAACAGCCTTCAGGGGAACATCATGAGGGAAAAAGACAAAATTTGAATGTTATTATGGTGGACACTGGAGATGAATTGCATGATAGGGATCAACTGGCTGTGAATTCTTCTAATATTGCTGGAAATGATAAGGAAAACAATGGAAATTTGGGCAGAAGAATTTTAGATGGCACACACAATGTGCATCCTGGAGATGGAGTAAatttgaattcttctacaaatTTAGAGCCCCATGATGGGATGGAATTTGAATCGAAGGAGGAAGCTTTTTCATTTTATAAAGAATATGCGAAGTCTGTCGGATTTGCCACCATAATAAAGGCCAGTCGTCGATCAAGGATTTCTGGAAAATTTATTGATGCAAAGTTTGTATGTACCAGATATGGGAACAAGCGGGAATGTGGTACTGCTGAAGTTCCACAACCTGTTTCCAGTGTAGATGGCACTGCAATTACTTCAATCAAGAAAAAACGTGGTAGAATTAATCAATCTTGGTCAAAAACTGATTGCAAGGCCTGCATGCATGTAAAGAGAAGGCAAGATGGAAGATGGGTAATTCGTAGTTTCATAAAAGAGCATAATCATGAAATATTTCCAGATCAAGCCTATTATTTTCGGGGTCATAGGAACATCAATCTTGGTAATGGTAATGTTGATGCCTTGCATGCTATCCGAGCCAGAACAAAAAAGATGCATGTTTCTATGTCCAGACAAGCTGGTGGACATAAGAAAATTCAGAATCAGAATGTTGGGATCAAAAATCAATTTGTTGGTGGAAAACAGTTGGCTTTAGAGCATGGAGATGCAAAAGTCATGCTAGACCAGTTTTTGTACATGCAGGATGAGAATCCTAACTTCTTTTATGCAATAGATTTGAATGAAGAACAGTGTTTGAGAAATGTTTTATGGGTTGATGCAAAAGGTAGAATTGATTATGTAAATTTCAATGATGTTGTGTTTTTTGACACAacatatataaaaaatgaatataaattgCCATTTACTCTCTTTATTGGAGTGAACCATCACTTTCAGTTCTTGTTGCTTGGATGTGCATTAGTTGCCGATGAGACTAAATCAACATTTGTTTGGTTGATGCGGGCATGGCATCGAGCAATGGGTGGCCAAGCTCCAAAAGTGATTCTTTCGGACCAAGATAATGCCTTGAAACAGGCCATTGCAGAGGTCTTTCCAGGTTCTCGTCACTGTTTCTGTTTGTGGCATATATTGAGCAAGATTCCTGAAAAGCTTAGCTATGTAATGAggcaaaatgaaaattttgtggcAAAATTTAACAAATGCATTTTTAAGTCTTGGACGGATCAACAGTTTGAAAAGAGATGGTGGAAAATGGTTGATAGGTTTGATCTAAGAAAAGATGCATGGCTTCAATCACTGTACGAAGATCGTAGGCGATGGATGCCAACATACATGAGAGACATTTTTCTGGCTGGGATGTCTACAAGCCAACGGACAGAAAGTATCAATTCCTTTTTTGACAAGCACATGCTAAGGAAAACTACACTGAAAGAGTTACTAGACCAACACAAAATAATTTTGCGGGAAAAGTATGAGGAGGAAGCAAAAGCAGACTTTGAGACTTGGCATAAGCAACCAGGATTAAAATCTCCATCACCTTTTGGAAAACAAATGGCAGCATTGTACACCCATGCAattttcaagaaatttcaagTAGAGGTTTTGGGAGTAGTGGCTTGTCATCCAAAAAAAGAAAGTGAAGATGGAGCAAATGTAACATATAAGGTTCAAGATTTTGAAGAGAATCAAGATTTCCTTGTGGCGTGGAATGAAACAACCTCAGATATCTCTTGTTTGTGTCGCTCATTTGAGTACAATGGTTTTCTTTGTAGACATGCAATGATTGTTCTACAGATGTCTGGTGTGCACAACATCCCATCTCAATATATATTGAAACGCTGGACTAAGGATGCAAAAAACAGAGAAGCAACAGGACAAAGTTTGGATGTGCTTGAGTCTAGGGTGCAGCGATATAATAATTTATGTCGACGGGCCTTCAAATTGGGCGATGAAGGGTCGTTATCTCAAGAGAGTTACAATATTGCATACAATGCATTGGAAGAAGCGTTGAGAAAATGTGAGAATATGAATAATTCAATTCAGAATGTAATAGAACCTAGCTTATCAGCAACTCATGGTCTTCATGACTTCGACGAAGTGAACCAAGGAAACAGTAGAAGCAAAATGAACAAAAAGAGCAGTACATCCAAAAACGGAAAG GTACATTTCGAGTCAGAGGTTGTAACCATTGGGATGCATGATAGGTGGCAACAAATG GAACAATTAAACTCGAGAACTCCAACCCTTGATGGCTATTTTGGCATGCAGCAAGTTGTGCAAGGAATG TTGAACTCAATAGCTCCAAACCATGATGATTACTATGGCAATCAATCGACCATGCATGGGCTG GGGCAGTTGAACTCAATTGCCAGGATCCATGATGGTCATTACATGACTCAACAAAGGATGCATGTTCTG GGACAGTTGCATTTCAGACCACAAACTATTCAGAGTTGTTTCGACTTTCAGGATGGTTTGCAAGACATG GGTGTGAAGGAAGAATGTGCAACTGGTGCTGTCACAGTTCATAGCCTGTGCTGGAACATGTTTTTTGTGCTGGGATGA